A genomic region of Alkalispirochaeta americana contains the following coding sequences:
- a CDS encoding bifunctional 2',3'-cyclic-nucleotide 2'-phosphodiesterase/3'-nucleotidase, whose amino-acid sequence MRRQKTLLSLMTALAVALALAATGCAGTPPETRPDTEHTLTVLTTTDLHQYIMPYDYINDRPDETIGLSKIYTLVEAARQEFPNTLLFSAGDDIQGSLVGDLEAEVQPLQGDETQAIILAMNAMGYDAATVGNHELTDFGLDFFERAQGGSEFPWLSANIMRADNPEEFYTDPYVILEREIDGIPIKIGVIGFVPPHIMDWGRRHLEGKIIAPDIAEQARKIVPQVREKADIVIAVAHTGIDPAPEDSYSARGNAAWWLAQVPGIDAMALGHQHRRFPGDFASLAEEHPEKIDNDRGLLHGIPSVMPGAWGRNLGVIELNLRHSNGSWQVVSGESHLRPITEEVASHPLIEEIVRERHEQTLTYVRTPIGETEREIASFFSRVKDTAVTQIVNEAQLWYAQQIFADTEWEDIPILSAAAPFIAGRNGPLDFTQVSQEVNIGDVTDLYVFPNTVYVAKLNGLQVRDWLERSAENFNQIDPARAEPQHLVNYDFRAYNFDVIEGIEYLLDVTKPAGKRVVSATFEGTELAEEMIFLVITNNYRGSGGGSFPHMTEENILMATTDINREQIINYISQRQVINPEPSRNWRIKPVETAGPLYFSSSPRAVDYVDRHNLQGLSFVEEDSEGWAVFAVDLPRL is encoded by the coding sequence ATGCGGAGACAAAAAACGTTACTGTCCCTGATGACGGCCCTGGCCGTGGCCCTTGCCCTGGCGGCAACGGGGTGCGCCGGAACGCCCCCGGAGACACGCCCCGATACGGAGCATACCCTGACGGTCCTCACGACCACGGACCTGCATCAGTACATCATGCCCTACGACTACATCAACGACCGCCCCGACGAGACGATCGGCCTCAGCAAGATCTATACTCTGGTTGAGGCGGCCCGTCAGGAATTCCCCAACACACTTCTCTTCTCGGCAGGCGATGATATCCAGGGAAGTCTCGTGGGAGATCTGGAAGCGGAAGTACAGCCTCTGCAGGGCGACGAGACCCAGGCGATCATCCTGGCGATGAACGCCATGGGCTACGATGCCGCCACCGTGGGAAACCACGAGCTGACCGACTTCGGCCTGGACTTCTTTGAACGGGCCCAAGGGGGCTCAGAGTTCCCCTGGCTTTCAGCAAATATCATGCGGGCCGATAATCCCGAAGAGTTTTACACCGACCCCTATGTCATTCTGGAACGCGAGATCGATGGCATCCCCATCAAGATCGGCGTGATAGGCTTTGTTCCTCCCCATATCATGGACTGGGGCCGCCGCCACCTGGAGGGGAAGATAATTGCTCCCGATATTGCAGAACAGGCCAGAAAGATCGTCCCCCAGGTACGCGAAAAGGCCGATATCGTGATCGCCGTGGCCCACACCGGAATAGATCCGGCCCCGGAAGACTCCTATAGCGCCCGGGGAAACGCCGCCTGGTGGCTCGCCCAGGTTCCGGGAATAGACGCCATGGCTCTGGGACACCAGCACCGCCGCTTTCCGGGAGATTTCGCCAGCCTCGCTGAGGAACACCCCGAGAAAATCGACAACGATCGCGGTCTTCTTCACGGAATTCCTTCGGTGATGCCCGGCGCCTGGGGACGAAACCTCGGCGTGATAGAGCTGAACCTTCGTCACAGCAACGGCTCGTGGCAGGTCGTTTCCGGTGAAAGCCACCTTCGACCCATCACAGAAGAGGTTGCCTCGCATCCCCTGATCGAGGAGATCGTTCGGGAACGGCACGAGCAAACCCTGACCTACGTGCGCACCCCCATCGGGGAGACCGAACGGGAGATCGCCTCCTTTTTCTCCCGCGTGAAAGATACGGCCGTAACGCAGATTGTAAACGAGGCCCAACTCTGGTATGCCCAACAGATCTTTGCCGACACGGAATGGGAAGACATCCCCATTCTCAGCGCGGCCGCTCCCTTTATCGCCGGCAGGAATGGCCCCCTGGACTTCACCCAGGTCTCGCAAGAGGTAAACATCGGCGATGTAACCGATCTCTATGTCTTTCCCAACACGGTCTACGTGGCGAAGCTCAACGGCCTCCAGGTCCGGGACTGGCTGGAGCGCTCTGCCGAGAACTTCAACCAGATCGACCCCGCCAGGGCGGAACCACAGCACCTGGTGAACTACGATTTTCGCGCCTATAACTTCGACGTGATCGAGGGAATCGAGTATCTCCTGGATGTGACAAAACCCGCAGGCAAACGGGTGGTATCGGCAACCTTTGAAGGAACGGAGCTTGCCGAAGAGATGATCTTTCTGGTGATAACAAACAATTACCGGGGTTCCGGCGGCGGAAGTTTCCCTCACATGACAGAGGAGAATATCCTCATGGCCACCACCGATATCAACCGGGAGCAGATTATCAACTATATCAGCCAGCGCCAGGTGATCAATCCCGAACCCTCCCGGAACTGGCGTATCAAGCCCGTGGAAACAGCTGGCCCCCTTTACTTCAGTTCCTCACCTCGGGCAGTGGACTACGTGGATCGCCACAACCTCCAGGGTCTTTCCTTTGTGGAGGAAGACAGCGAGGGCTGGGCCGTCTTCGCCGTGGATCTTCCCCGGCTCTGA
- a CDS encoding ROK family transcriptional regulator — protein MRSLYYQTPSAVALIFHIIRTEGPVNRTDIVNRTGLSKSTVSLQINRLLSRGLIREESPGTGEKARRKLRLELAADSGCVVGVLLGIHALTINIFNIAMTTLVEGSWEMTSVIEPEPTNRFIMEKIEELLQKATIPRDKLWGIGIGFPFPVDFRKGTSDSPPNLPLWNQYPLRKVYEEHFGCPVLIDNDVNVMALGEGFSGAAQEEKDFIFVKVGTGIGSGLILDGKIYRGSKGCAGDIGHIGIDGETRLCHCGNQGCLEAIAAAPAIASKGLEAAMTGESPLLENILQSKSRITSRDVGDCAQRGDMASIRIIQESGRKIGSVLAKLVNFANPGAVYIGGGVANSGNLFLSSIRESIVKRSPHLATIDLSIRFSELMARSGPSGAGILIIDELFSFARFQETLDRRLPAE, from the coding sequence ATGAGGAGCCTTTACTATCAGACACCGTCGGCGGTGGCGCTTATCTTTCACATCATTCGCACCGAGGGCCCCGTCAACAGAACCGATATCGTCAATAGAACCGGTCTCTCAAAATCAACTGTCTCACTTCAGATCAACCGGCTTCTTTCCCGGGGCCTCATCAGGGAGGAATCACCCGGCACGGGGGAGAAGGCCCGACGCAAACTCAGACTGGAACTTGCCGCTGACTCGGGCTGCGTTGTGGGAGTTCTCCTGGGCATCCACGCCCTGACGATCAATATTTTCAATATTGCCATGACCACCCTGGTGGAAGGGTCCTGGGAGATGACCTCGGTAATTGAACCGGAACCGACAAACCGATTCATCATGGAAAAAATCGAGGAGTTGCTCCAGAAGGCAACAATTCCCCGGGACAAACTTTGGGGAATCGGTATCGGATTCCCCTTTCCTGTGGATTTCCGGAAAGGAACCTCTGATTCCCCTCCGAACTTGCCCCTCTGGAACCAGTATCCCTTAAGAAAGGTCTACGAGGAGCATTTTGGCTGTCCCGTTCTGATAGATAACGACGTAAACGTCATGGCCCTGGGAGAAGGCTTTTCCGGAGCGGCTCAGGAAGAGAAGGACTTCATTTTTGTGAAGGTGGGAACCGGCATTGGCTCGGGTCTCATCCTGGACGGGAAGATATACCGGGGTTCCAAGGGATGCGCTGGAGATATCGGCCACATCGGTATCGATGGAGAAACCCGTCTCTGTCACTGCGGAAACCAGGGGTGTCTTGAGGCTATTGCAGCCGCTCCGGCTATCGCCTCCAAAGGACTGGAGGCGGCCATGACCGGCGAAAGCCCCCTGCTGGAGAATATCCTTCAGTCAAAAAGCCGCATCACCTCCCGGGATGTGGGTGATTGCGCCCAGCGCGGAGACATGGCCTCGATCAGGATTATCCAGGAGAGCGGACGCAAGATCGGCTCTGTTCTGGCCAAGCTGGTGAACTTTGCCAACCCCGGGGCGGTCTATATCGGGGGCGGGGTTGCAAACTCGGGGAATCTCTTTCTCTCGTCCATCAGGGAGTCCATCGTCAAGCGCTCACCCCACCTGGCCACGATCGATCTTTCCATTCGCTTTTCCGAACTCATGGCGCGGAGCGGTCCCTCCGGAGCAGGAATTCTCATCATCGACGAGCTCTTCTCCTTCGCCCGGTTCCAGGAGACCCTGGACCGGCGGCTCCCGGCAGAATAA
- a CDS encoding ABC transporter substrate-binding protein, whose translation MKMKRVLVLGLLLGLLVSVLVSAAGRGEAKSEGFVIGVSNPWVGSEWRTQMVDRVQEVAQPYIREGFIKEVVVQSFDVPLEGQIDQIRNLISRGADVILVNPADANALNPVIREAVQRGIIVIATDTEVSSPDAINVAIDQAEWARISARWLVDKLGDQGKIVAINGISGHPANTARVRGYTEVFRDASGIEILNQVNADWDNALGQSTMQNLLATYPDINGVWVQDGMAEGALRAIRSAGRDDIYVTGEARVGYLNLWKETGIDGIGVANPPGCMASALEVAVQLLKGRELKDGVLSGPFGNTLYVPVPVVVTNLNFDTVYNEYKGYPDYYSVDGHITPAQAEQFFK comes from the coding sequence ATGAAGATGAAAAGAGTTTTGGTTTTGGGTCTCCTTCTGGGGCTCTTGGTATCCGTTTTGGTCAGCGCCGCCGGCCGGGGAGAAGCCAAGTCTGAAGGGTTTGTCATTGGTGTGAGCAACCCCTGGGTAGGGAGTGAGTGGCGCACCCAGATGGTAGACCGGGTTCAGGAGGTCGCACAGCCCTATATTCGAGAGGGTTTCATTAAAGAAGTTGTTGTCCAGAGTTTTGATGTTCCCCTGGAGGGACAGATAGACCAGATCAGAAACCTGATCTCTCGCGGTGCCGATGTGATCCTGGTGAACCCGGCCGATGCCAACGCCCTGAACCCCGTCATTCGTGAAGCGGTCCAGCGGGGAATCATCGTGATCGCCACCGATACAGAGGTATCATCCCCCGATGCAATAAACGTGGCAATTGACCAGGCCGAGTGGGCACGGATCAGCGCCAGGTGGCTTGTGGACAAGCTTGGGGACCAGGGGAAGATTGTTGCTATCAACGGAATTTCCGGTCATCCCGCCAACACAGCCCGTGTCAGAGGATATACCGAGGTGTTTCGTGATGCTTCGGGGATCGAAATTCTCAACCAGGTGAATGCAGACTGGGACAACGCTCTGGGGCAGTCCACCATGCAGAACCTCCTTGCCACCTATCCCGACATCAACGGGGTCTGGGTCCAGGATGGCATGGCCGAGGGAGCGCTCCGGGCGATCCGTTCTGCCGGTCGGGACGATATCTACGTAACCGGTGAAGCTCGGGTGGGGTACCTCAACCTCTGGAAAGAGACGGGAATCGACGGGATTGGTGTTGCCAACCCTCCGGGATGTATGGCGTCTGCTCTGGAAGTTGCCGTTCAGCTCCTGAAGGGGCGCGAACTGAAGGATGGCGTCCTGTCAGGACCGTTCGGGAATACCCTTTATGTTCCCGTTCCGGTGGTGGTTACCAACCTGAACTTTGACACGGTCTACAACGAATACAAGGGATACCCCGACTACTACTCTGTGGACGGGCATATTACGCCGGCCCAGGCTGAGCAGTTCTTCAAGTAA
- a CDS encoding sugar ABC transporter ATP-binding protein: MTLLSAQSIKKRFGGVTALSGADFDLRSGEVHVLLGSNGCGKSTLCKVISGVVRPDSGTVRVKDRLLEDITPRLSRERGVGVVYQELSLVPSLSVAQNILLGMEKVNGLGILRDTKNEEALEEIFSEFRDLFPRGFSLETMVHALTPDLQQLVEIMKVLARDPEILIFDEPTASLSKEQIDLFFGILDRLKAKEKGIIFISHKLEEIFRVGDRITIMRGGKHVGCSTISSITRDEIVHLMVGDIFQSEYRKSSPYRSGRELLGGRGLSGRSIREIDFSLGQGEILGLGGLQGQGQRAFLLTLFGVEPLHEGTLEREGRAVSLKSPKQAMRESLAYISGDRKKYGVFLIRSILENLFISRVILNTMPLFRRKTLKGSADSVIQDLGLVYDTLDRPVSTLSGGNQQKVIIGRWLLNNPAVILMDDPTKGVDVKTKKDLYELMERMCQAGCSVIWNSSDDQELLQNADRVLVFREGRVIRELSGKDLNESTLYRAALGVDDPAEEGR; this comes from the coding sequence ATGACATTATTGAGCGCACAATCAATCAAGAAGCGTTTTGGCGGGGTCACAGCCCTGAGTGGTGCCGACTTCGATCTGCGGTCCGGGGAGGTCCATGTCCTTCTCGGGTCCAACGGGTGCGGGAAGAGCACTCTCTGCAAGGTGATCTCCGGTGTGGTCCGGCCTGACTCCGGTACGGTTCGGGTGAAGGATCGTCTTTTGGAGGATATAACGCCGCGCCTTTCCCGGGAACGGGGGGTGGGTGTGGTCTACCAGGAACTCAGTCTGGTTCCGAGCCTCTCGGTGGCCCAGAATATTCTTTTGGGAATGGAGAAGGTTAACGGGCTGGGGATTCTCAGGGATACAAAAAACGAAGAGGCCCTGGAAGAAATCTTCTCGGAATTTCGTGATCTCTTTCCCCGGGGTTTCTCCCTGGAGACCATGGTTCATGCCCTTACTCCTGATCTCCAGCAGCTTGTGGAAATCATGAAGGTTCTTGCCAGGGACCCGGAAATTCTGATATTTGACGAGCCCACGGCGTCGCTTTCCAAAGAACAGATAGACCTGTTTTTCGGAATTCTGGATCGCCTCAAGGCGAAAGAAAAGGGAATCATTTTCATCAGCCACAAGTTGGAGGAGATCTTTCGGGTCGGTGACCGGATTACCATCATGCGGGGCGGCAAGCATGTGGGGTGTAGCACCATCTCCTCCATAACCCGCGACGAGATCGTGCATCTCATGGTGGGGGATATCTTTCAAAGCGAGTACCGAAAAAGTTCCCCCTACCGATCGGGGCGGGAGCTTCTGGGTGGACGCGGTTTGTCGGGACGTTCTATCAGGGAAATAGATTTTTCCCTGGGGCAGGGTGAGATCCTTGGTCTTGGGGGGCTTCAGGGGCAGGGCCAACGAGCGTTCCTTCTGACCCTTTTTGGTGTAGAGCCATTACACGAGGGAACGCTGGAACGGGAGGGGAGAGCGGTTTCCCTGAAATCTCCCAAACAGGCCATGAGGGAGTCCCTGGCGTATATCTCGGGAGACCGAAAAAAATACGGGGTTTTCCTCATCCGTTCCATCCTGGAAAACCTCTTTATTTCCAGGGTTATCCTGAACACAATGCCTCTTTTTCGCCGGAAAACTCTGAAAGGCTCTGCCGATTCGGTTATCCAGGATCTGGGGCTGGTCTACGATACGCTGGACAGACCTGTGAGCACCTTGAGCGGAGGAAACCAGCAAAAAGTTATCATCGGCAGGTGGCTTCTGAACAACCCTGCAGTCATCCTCATGGATGATCCCACCAAGGGTGTCGATGTGAAAACGAAAAAAGATCTCTACGAGCTGATGGAGCGAATGTGCCAGGCCGGGTGTTCGGTAATCTGGAACTCCTCGGATGATCAGGAGCTTTTGCAAAACGCCGACAGGGTGCTGGTTTTCCGCGAGGGGCGGGTGATCCGGGAGCTCTCCGGCAAGGATCTGAACGAGTCGACCCTGTACCGAGCTGCCCTGGGGGTGGACGATCCCGCCGAGGAAGGAAGGTAA
- a CDS encoding ABC transporter permease → MKQFFSLAGAASGVKMFFLKGEAWRLSFLVMLALVAVITAVQPGYILPYNLLVKLRTWLPLILAAYGQTFVILGGGIDLSVGTMIALVNVTAVEVMAAGGFSPPSIVLGLLCGIAAGLAAGAVNGFCVAYLRFQPIITTFATGIIWTGLALWIRPESGGGVPMELYDLYSGQFLFFPLVVWVVLALFGLSWVLKKSSFGVHLKAVGGNAPAAFETGLPVARIRLSSYMICSVFVSLASFCILGETITGNPYAGQGYDLESISAVALGGTSLAGGIGGPVGSVFGAAILKLVNDAIFFLGIPVNFQRLMQGLILVGALAAGGVLSKKNRGKSKDES, encoded by the coding sequence GTGAAACAGTTCTTTTCCCTGGCCGGTGCAGCGTCGGGGGTGAAAATGTTCTTTCTGAAGGGCGAGGCCTGGAGATTGTCGTTTCTGGTGATGCTAGCCCTGGTGGCGGTGATTACGGCGGTGCAGCCCGGCTACATTCTGCCCTACAACCTGCTTGTCAAGTTGAGAACGTGGCTTCCTCTCATACTGGCTGCCTACGGCCAGACCTTTGTTATTCTCGGGGGAGGTATCGATCTTTCCGTGGGAACCATGATCGCCCTGGTGAATGTCACGGCTGTTGAGGTGATGGCTGCAGGCGGGTTTTCTCCCCCGAGTATCGTCCTGGGGCTTCTGTGCGGAATTGCCGCAGGGCTGGCTGCGGGGGCGGTGAACGGTTTTTGCGTAGCCTATCTGCGGTTTCAGCCCATCATCACGACCTTTGCCACGGGGATCATCTGGACCGGGCTGGCCCTATGGATACGGCCCGAATCGGGCGGAGGCGTGCCCATGGAGTTGTATGATCTCTACTCGGGACAGTTCCTCTTCTTTCCTCTGGTCGTCTGGGTGGTGCTTGCCCTTTTCGGGCTGTCCTGGGTCCTGAAAAAAAGCTCCTTCGGGGTACACCTGAAGGCCGTGGGGGGCAATGCCCCCGCTGCGTTTGAAACGGGTCTTCCCGTGGCACGGATACGACTTTCGTCATACATGATCTGCAGCGTTTTCGTTTCGCTGGCCTCGTTCTGCATTCTGGGAGAGACGATCACGGGTAATCCCTACGCGGGACAGGGCTACGATCTGGAATCGATCAGCGCCGTTGCTCTGGGAGGAACGAGTCTGGCCGGTGGTATCGGTGGTCCCGTGGGAAGTGTCTTCGGAGCTGCCATTCTGAAGCTGGTCAACGACGCCATCTTCTTCCTGGGGATACCGGTCAACTTTCAGCGGCTTATGCAAGGTCTCATTCTCGTGGGAGCTTTGGCAGCGGGTGGAGTGCTTTCGAAGAAGAACAGGGGAAAAAGCAAAGATGAATCATAA
- a CDS encoding ABC transporter permease, translating to MNHNSSGEMKQHIARVLDPTVLVFSLCLVLLAIGQIVSPGFAAPRQIINMLVVASFLGIVAAGQSLVVIGGKNGIDLSVGNLVTFGAIVGGAVMRQQDQRLMLALLAVLFFSFLVGLLNGTGVVFFGIPPLVMTLGMGIIVAATNRFITGGVPVGGASPLLRILVVGRIGGVPGILFWWILIAVLVLVLLHNSRYGMNLYALGSNETAAKLSGVSVVPMRIITFGLCSLLAGLAGFLYLGYLGSVYNITLGDKYTLASVVAVVVGGTALTGGVGGYRGVFFGAIMLQLLESLLITLRMEQFGRNITFGVVLLLLIFMYGRDKKLRM from the coding sequence ATGAATCATAACAGTTCTGGAGAAATGAAGCAGCACATCGCCCGGGTTCTGGACCCGACGGTGCTGGTCTTCTCGCTCTGCCTGGTCTTGCTTGCAATCGGGCAGATTGTCTCTCCCGGTTTTGCCGCGCCACGGCAGATTATCAATATGCTGGTGGTGGCCTCTTTTTTGGGAATCGTAGCTGCCGGTCAGAGTTTGGTGGTAATCGGCGGAAAGAACGGGATTGATCTTTCCGTGGGAAATCTGGTGACCTTCGGGGCGATTGTGGGGGGCGCCGTCATGAGGCAACAGGATCAGAGACTGATGCTGGCGCTCCTGGCAGTGCTCTTCTTTTCCTTTTTGGTGGGACTTCTCAACGGCACGGGGGTGGTCTTTTTCGGAATACCTCCCCTGGTGATGACCCTGGGCATGGGGATTATTGTGGCTGCCACCAACAGGTTTATTACTGGCGGTGTTCCCGTGGGAGGGGCGTCTCCGCTGCTGAGGATCCTGGTTGTGGGACGAATAGGGGGCGTTCCGGGAATCCTCTTCTGGTGGATTCTTATCGCGGTGCTGGTGCTGGTCCTTCTCCATAACAGTCGCTACGGCATGAATCTCTACGCTTTGGGAAGCAACGAGACGGCAGCGAAGCTCTCGGGTGTGTCCGTTGTCCCCATGAGGATTATCACCTTCGGACTCTGTTCGCTTCTGGCCGGGCTGGCAGGTTTCCTCTACCTGGGCTATCTGGGCTCTGTCTACAACATCACTCTGGGGGACAAATACACCCTTGCGTCGGTTGTGGCGGTTGTTGTGGGCGGAACGGCCCTTACAGGAGGAGTGGGGGGATATCGAGGGGTGTTTTTTGGGGCGATCATGCTGCAGTTGCTTGAAAGCCTCTTGATAACGCTCAGGATGGAACAATTTGGCAGGAATATCACCTTCGGGGTGGTTCTCCTTTTACTGATTTTTATGTACGGCCGCGATAAGAAACTTCGCATGTGA
- a CDS encoding Gfo/Idh/MocA family protein, which yields MSVMRVGVIGTGLIGPVHIEGLQRNPDLVQAVGVAGTSLDKARATARRYGLPKAYESWEEMLQDREIDAVHVCSPNHLHHGMVKAALLAGKHVVCEKPLALTRAEGEELVELATSRGLFHGVHFNLRYYPLVQNLKRKIRSGHLGKLVNIHGGFLQDWLLYRDDYNWRLESSKAGDTRVVGDLASHWFDMIEFLTGQQVQQVCADFSTVHPVRRKPLGSVQTFSSAPSSPDDSGAWEEYQVDTEDQASVLFRTDQGVQGSALFSQVAAGRKCYLNFEIHGLEQAAGWNSEEPNHIWYGNREGTNQVQVKDPSSFEEEARKYCSYPGGHQEGFGDTVKQFMRDFYSSVQAGTAGDYPSFRDGLREIEVCEALLTSARSGSWQKVQGPAKDSTKI from the coding sequence ATGAGTGTAATGAGAGTTGGTGTAATAGGAACGGGTCTGATCGGCCCTGTCCATATAGAAGGACTTCAGAGAAACCCCGATCTGGTCCAGGCTGTTGGTGTGGCAGGAACCTCCCTGGACAAGGCCCGGGCAACGGCGCGCAGGTACGGCCTTCCCAAGGCCTACGAGTCCTGGGAAGAGATGCTTCAGGACCGGGAGATCGATGCTGTTCATGTATGCTCTCCCAACCATCTTCATCACGGTATGGTGAAGGCGGCCCTGCTGGCGGGGAAGCATGTGGTGTGCGAGAAGCCCCTCGCCCTGACCCGTGCCGAGGGAGAGGAGCTGGTCGAACTGGCGACCAGCCGGGGGCTTTTTCACGGGGTGCATTTCAACCTTCGCTATTACCCCCTGGTTCAAAACCTGAAACGGAAAATCCGGTCGGGCCATCTGGGGAAACTTGTGAATATCCACGGAGGGTTTCTTCAGGATTGGCTCCTCTATCGGGATGACTACAACTGGCGTCTGGAATCATCCAAGGCGGGCGACACCCGGGTGGTGGGAGACCTGGCGTCGCATTGGTTTGACATGATCGAGTTTCTCACGGGGCAGCAGGTTCAGCAGGTTTGCGCCGATTTCTCCACGGTTCACCCCGTCCGCAGAAAACCCCTGGGTTCGGTTCAGACCTTTTCATCGGCGCCTTCCTCGCCGGACGATTCCGGGGCCTGGGAAGAGTACCAGGTCGATACGGAGGACCAGGCATCGGTCCTCTTTCGGACAGACCAGGGCGTTCAGGGGAGCGCCCTCTTCAGCCAGGTTGCGGCGGGCCGGAAGTGTTACCTGAATTTTGAGATCCATGGTTTGGAGCAGGCCGCCGGGTGGAACTCGGAGGAGCCGAACCATATCTGGTACGGCAACAGGGAGGGAACAAACCAGGTCCAGGTCAAGGATCCTTCATCCTTTGAGGAAGAGGCCCGGAAATATTGTTCCTATCCCGGGGGGCACCAGGAGGGATTTGGTGATACGGTGAAGCAGTTCATGCGCGATTTCTACTCCAGCGTCCAGGCCGGAACAGCCGGAGATTATCCGTCTTTTCGGGACGGGCTTCGGGAAATTGAGGTCTGCGAAGCGCTTCTGACGAGCGCTCGTTCGGGTTCGTGGCAGAAGGTCCAGGGTCCGGCGAAGGACAGCACAAAAATATGA